From a region of the Pectobacterium aquaticum genome:
- a CDS encoding NUDIX hydrolase, whose amino-acid sequence MFKPHVTVACVVQAENHFLVVEELINDKLLWNQPAGHLEANETLIQAASRELWEETGIQATPQSFLRLHQWIAPDSTPFLRFCFALDLPTRVATQPHDSDIECCRWLTAEEILHSRQLRSPLVAESIRCYQQQERYPLTVLGAFNWPF is encoded by the coding sequence ATGTTTAAACCCCATGTGACAGTCGCCTGTGTGGTACAGGCCGAAAACCATTTTCTGGTCGTCGAAGAGTTAATTAACGATAAATTATTGTGGAACCAGCCCGCGGGCCATCTGGAAGCCAACGAGACACTGATTCAGGCTGCAAGCCGTGAGCTGTGGGAAGAAACGGGCATTCAGGCTACACCACAGAGTTTCTTGCGTCTGCACCAATGGATCGCGCCCGACAGCACGCCATTTTTACGCTTTTGCTTCGCGCTCGATCTGCCTACGCGGGTCGCAACCCAGCCGCACGACAGTGATATCGAATGCTGCCGCTGGCTGACCGCCGAGGAAATTCTGCATTCGCGTCAGCTTCGTTCACCACTGGTGGCCGAAAGTATTCGCTGCTATCAGCAGCAAGAACGCTATCCGTTAACCGTATTGGGCGCGTTCAATTGGCCATTTTAG
- the mnmA gene encoding tRNA 2-thiouridine(34) synthase MnmA, which produces MSDNSQKKVIVGMSGGVDSSVSAYLLQQQGYHVEGLFMKNWEEDDDTEYCSAATDLADAQAVCDKLGIELHTVNFAAEYWDNVFELFLEEYKAGRTPNPDILCNKEIKFKAFLEFAAEDLGADYIATGHYVRRHDVDGKSRLLRGMDGNKDQSYFLYTLSHEQIAQSLFPVGELEKPQVRKIAEALELATAKKKDSTGICFIGERKFTDFLARYLPAQPGPILSVDDNKPMGQHQGLMYHTLGQRKGLGIGGVKDGGEDPWYVVDKDVANNILYVAQGHEHPRLMSYGLIAQQLHWVDRQPLTAELRCTVKTRYRQADIPCTVTPLADDRITVRFDEPVAAVTPGQSAVFYLDDVCLGGGIIEERLQE; this is translated from the coding sequence ATGTCAGATAACAGCCAGAAAAAAGTGATTGTCGGTATGTCCGGCGGTGTTGATTCCTCCGTTTCCGCTTACCTGTTACAGCAACAGGGCTATCATGTTGAAGGCCTGTTCATGAAGAACTGGGAAGAGGATGATGACACGGAATATTGCTCAGCGGCCACCGATCTTGCCGATGCGCAGGCCGTTTGCGACAAGCTGGGTATCGAACTCCATACCGTCAACTTTGCCGCTGAATATTGGGACAACGTGTTTGAACTCTTCCTTGAAGAATACAAAGCGGGCCGTACCCCCAACCCCGATATCCTGTGCAATAAAGAAATCAAATTCAAAGCCTTCCTGGAATTCGCCGCTGAGGATCTCGGGGCAGACTACATCGCGACAGGCCACTATGTCCGTCGTCACGACGTTGACGGCAAAAGCCGTTTGCTGCGCGGCATGGACGGCAACAAAGACCAGAGCTATTTTCTTTATACGCTGAGCCACGAACAGATCGCACAGAGCCTGTTTCCGGTCGGTGAGCTGGAAAAACCGCAGGTACGTAAAATTGCCGAAGCGCTTGAACTGGCAACCGCGAAGAAAAAAGACTCGACCGGTATTTGTTTCATCGGTGAGCGCAAATTCACCGATTTTCTGGCGCGCTACCTGCCCGCACAGCCGGGTCCGATTCTGTCCGTCGACGACAATAAACCGATGGGACAGCATCAAGGGCTGATGTACCACACGCTGGGGCAGCGCAAAGGTCTGGGTATTGGCGGCGTCAAAGACGGCGGCGAAGACCCTTGGTACGTGGTAGATAAAGATGTCGCCAACAATATTCTGTATGTCGCGCAGGGTCACGAACACCCTCGCCTGATGTCGTACGGTTTAATCGCACAGCAGTTACACTGGGTCGATCGTCAGCCTCTCACCGCTGAATTACGTTGTACGGTGAAAACACGTTATCGTCAGGCGGATATCCCCTGCACCGTCACGCCACTGGCCGACGATCGCATCACCGTGCGTTTTGATGAGCCTGTCGCAGCCGTGACTCCGGGCCAATCCGCCGTCTTTTATCTGGACGACGTTTGCCTTGGCGGCGGTATCATTGAAGAACGCTTACAGGAGTAA
- the hflD gene encoding high frequency lysogenization protein HflD, with translation MAKNYYEITLALAGICQSAYVVQQLAHTGSCNNDVLHTSLNSVLNLNPASTLAVYGNDEQNLKVGLETLLGILNTSSNKGAGAELSRYAFSLIALERKLKAKPAALDELGKRIGQLERQLEHFDLLSETIVSALAAIYVDVISTLGPRIQVIGSPDVLKNSQVQAKVRAALLAGIRSAVLWQQIGGGRLQLMFSRGQLVKEAKQILARCSSV, from the coding sequence GTGGCTAAGAACTATTATGAAATTACGCTGGCGCTAGCGGGCATTTGCCAATCGGCGTATGTAGTCCAGCAACTGGCCCATACCGGTAGCTGTAATAACGATGTGCTGCATACCTCGCTGAACAGCGTGTTAAATCTCAATCCGGCGTCTACGCTGGCCGTTTACGGTAATGACGAGCAGAACCTGAAAGTTGGGCTGGAAACGCTGTTAGGCATTCTGAACACCAGCAGTAATAAAGGCGCGGGCGCGGAATTATCACGCTATGCTTTCAGCCTGATTGCGCTAGAGCGCAAACTGAAAGCGAAACCCGCCGCGCTTGACGAATTGGGCAAACGCATCGGGCAGTTGGAGCGCCAACTGGAGCATTTTGACCTGCTCTCCGAGACGATTGTGAGCGCGCTAGCGGCGATTTACGTGGATGTCATCAGTACGCTTGGGCCACGTATTCAGGTTATCGGTTCACCGGACGTGCTGAAAAACAGCCAGGTGCAGGCTAAAGTGCGTGCCGCGCTGCTGGCCGGTATACGTTCTGCGGTACTCTGGCAGCAAATTGGCGGCGGGCGCTTACAGCTGATGTTCTCACGCGGCCAGTTGGTAAAAGAAGCGAAACAGATATTGGCGCGTTGTTCATCCGTTTGA